From the genome of Blautia pseudococcoides, one region includes:
- a CDS encoding DUF1292 domain-containing protein → MSEETFTANIGGCDPSDCASCSSDCQSAGKGSIPRVPNPTIKLTLEDNTVLECAVLTTFPVEDFGEFIALVPLDKDGKSTSGETYLFRYAEDGDGNPVVTNIEREDEYMAAAESFHEFIANLPSEEATEKE, encoded by the coding sequence TCGGAGGCTGCGACCCAAGCGACTGCGCTTCCTGCAGTTCTGACTGTCAAAGCGCCGGCAAAGGCTCTATCCCAAGGGTTCCGAACCCAACCATCAAGCTGACCCTTGAGGACAATACGGTTTTGGAGTGTGCCGTACTCACCACTTTCCCTGTGGAGGACTTCGGCGAGTTCATTGCTCTTGTTCCCCTTGACAAAGACGGCAAGAGTACATCCGGGGAGACCTATCTGTTCCGTTATGCAGAGGATGGAGACGGCAACCCTGTTGTGACTAATATTGAACGGGAGGATGAGTACATGGCTGCTGCTGAGAGCTTCCATGAATTTATCGCCAATCTTCCAAGTGAAGAGGCAACAGAAAAAGAGTAA